One region of Niallia sp. Man26 genomic DNA includes:
- a CDS encoding MFS transporter, translated as MSILSQEKEYQKLFFSGLINGIGDRFSQVASLSLLLQLSASGMSVGITLALRMLPFLLFGPLSSMVAAKWSRKKVLLYTDIVRAFIAISFLFVNSKEDIWIIYVASFLLASGEALYAPVRKASIPALINGESMKAVNGWEQVQLGFVLVIGAFSGGIISLLFGQKAAFFVNILSFLTAAAFISRIAKIDDAVRHTAHQPATKEKGNQLIAVIFSSSLFIMLLSADIFVPLANGIENVLISIYAIDTFPAADLGVGILYSVLGVGFIISPFFTRLIKGNFLLFAYLAMIIEGIILLIVSQVNSFAMIAVLFGILTVFGGVGNALLDTVVMKTMPQKHQGSYFALSATIGNTSLGLSMFVTGLLLEVFEPRALGAANGLLYIFFGGMYLLWASQIYRQKSPA; from the coding sequence ATGTCTATTCTGTCGCAAGAAAAGGAATATCAGAAGTTGTTTTTTTCTGGCCTTATCAATGGCATCGGAGACAGATTCAGTCAAGTAGCTTCTCTGTCGCTTCTTTTACAATTGTCTGCATCGGGTATGTCTGTAGGCATAACACTGGCTTTGCGCATGCTGCCATTCTTACTATTTGGGCCACTTAGCAGTATGGTTGCTGCTAAATGGTCTCGAAAAAAAGTTTTGCTTTATACAGACATAGTCCGGGCTTTCATTGCCATATCCTTTCTATTTGTAAACAGCAAAGAAGATATATGGATTATTTATGTTGCCTCGTTTCTTTTGGCCAGCGGTGAAGCCCTCTATGCGCCTGTGCGGAAGGCAAGCATTCCAGCACTAATAAATGGGGAAAGTATGAAAGCAGTAAACGGGTGGGAACAAGTCCAGTTGGGCTTCGTCCTTGTTATCGGCGCATTTTCCGGCGGAATCATCTCCCTGCTATTTGGCCAAAAAGCTGCCTTTTTTGTCAATATCTTATCCTTCTTGACTGCAGCAGCATTTATAAGCAGAATTGCAAAAATAGATGATGCTGTTCGGCATACAGCTCATCAGCCAGCAACGAAGGAGAAAGGTAATCAGCTTATAGCCGTAATTTTCTCTTCCTCCTTATTTATCATGCTGTTAAGTGCTGATATTTTTGTACCTTTAGCTAACGGGATAGAAAATGTCCTTATAAGCATCTATGCGATAGACACCTTTCCTGCTGCAGATCTAGGAGTAGGCATTCTATACAGCGTCTTGGGAGTTGGCTTTATTATCAGCCCCTTTTTCACTCGATTAATTAAGGGAAACTTCTTATTGTTTGCTTATCTCGCGATGATCATTGAGGGAATTATTCTGTTGATTGTAAGCCAGGTGAACTCGTTTGCAATGATTGCCGTCCTGTTTGGGATATTGACGGTTTTTGGAGGTGTCGGAAATGCATTGCTTGATACAGTTGTGATGAAAACCATGCCGCAAAAGCACCAAGGAAGTTATTTTGCCTTATCTGCCACAATCGGCAATACAAGCTTAGGTTTATCCATGTTCGTTACAGGTCTGCTGCTTGAAGTATTTGAACCGCGAGCATTAGGTGCGGCCAATGGGCTTTTATATATTTTCTTCGGGGGAATGTATTTGTTGTGGGCAAGCCAAATATATCGGCAGAAAAGCCCTGCA